In Pseudomonas sp. HR96, the DNA window GCCCCGAGCTGGCGCGCATCGCCGAGCGCACCGGCAGTGGCGTGGGCGCGGTGATCGCCAGCCATAGCGCCAAGACCTATCAGGTGTTCGCCCTCGGCTTCGTGCCGGGCTTCGCCTTCATGGGCCTGGTCGACCCCAGCATTGCCACCCCGCGCCTGACCACCCCGCGCCAGCGGGTGCCGGCCGGCAGCGTGGCCATCGGCGAGCGTCAGACGGCGGCCTACCCGGTGCAATCGCCGGGCGGCTGGAACCTGATCGGGCGCACCGCCGCGCCGCTCTTCGACCGCCAGCGCGACGGCTACAGCCTGCTGCAGCCGGGTGATCGGGTGCAGTTCGAGGCGGTGGAGCGCGCCGAATTCGTCCGCCTGGGCGGTGACGACAGGCCTGTGGAGGAGCGCTCATGAGCCGTCTGCTGATCCAGGCCAGCACGCCACTGTGCCTGCTGCAGGACACCGGACGCTTCGGCGTGCGGCACCTGGGCGTGACCCAGGGCGGCGCCCTTGACTGGCTGTCGATGGCCTGGGCCAACTGGCTGCTGGGCAACGCGCCGGGAGCGGCGGTGCTGGAGGTGACCCTGGGCGGCCTGACCCTGCTCGCCGAAGACGATTGCCAGTTGGCCCTGGGCGGTGCCGACCTCGGCGCCGAAGTCGACGAAGTACCGCTCAAGCCGTGGCGCAACTTCATTCTGCGCGCCGGCCAGACCTTGCGCCTCAGGCATCCACTGCACGGCGCCCGGGCCTATCTGGCCGCGCCTGGCGGCTTCGTCGCGCCCGAGGTGCTGGGCAGCCGCTCGACCGTGGTGCGTGAGGGCCTGGGCGGGCCGGACGGCGAGGGGCGGGCACTGGCAGCGGGCGCGCAGCTGCACTACGCCGGGCCCCTGCGCCAGGCGCGAGGCATGCCCCGTGGCGCCGAGCCGCAGTTCGAGGCTGCGCCGCAGCTGGACCTGGTGATGGGCGCGCAGATCGGCGAGTTCGCCGGGCAGAGCCTGTTCGATGCCTTCAACCTGCCCTGGACCCTGGACAGCCGTGGCGATCGCATGGGCATCCGCCTGCTC includes these proteins:
- a CDS encoding allophanate hydrolase subunit 1; its protein translation is MKARVEVVAIDCLMVRLFETIDEAHMPWMLAAAGRLRSAFGAALVDLVPSYTTLMVHYDLQSLSPADARACIAAALHDLQPEAAGQGRLHRLAVWYDVSVGPELARIAERTGSGVGAVIASHSAKTYQVFALGFVPGFAFMGLVDPSIATPRLTTPRQRVPAGSVAIGERQTAAYPVQSPGGWNLIGRTAAPLFDRQRDGYSLLQPGDRVQFEAVERAEFVRLGGDDRPVEERS
- a CDS encoding biotin-dependent carboxyltransferase family protein; its protein translation is MSRLLIQASTPLCLLQDTGRFGVRHLGVTQGGALDWLSMAWANWLLGNAPGAAVLEVTLGGLTLLAEDDCQLALGGADLGAEVDEVPLKPWRNFILRAGQTLRLRHPLHGARAYLAAPGGFVAPEVLGSRSTVVREGLGGPDGEGRALAAGAQLHYAGPLRQARGMPRGAEPQFEAAPQLDLVMGAQIGEFAGQSLFDAFNLPWTLDSRGDRMGIRLLGPALQYQGKALISEGIPLGGVQVPPDGQPIVLLNDRQTIGGYPRLGALTPLALARLAQCLPGEEVRLRAVVQERAVAEHLAVLRSFSEHG